A stretch of the Streptosporangium sp. NBC_01755 genome encodes the following:
- a CDS encoding winged helix-turn-helix domain-containing protein, with product MTAPMLYTNLGRSHPPLHVDVETGRVTVGARYVHVPPVEFRLLTVLWERVGVAVTYAQIAQHTTAGSQKKIQLDIARLREAIGDDPRSPHYITSVRGVGYRLEPDAVTPRRDPLAAYEVVVTAGRLALPCPHDGCAEDLLATNAAPGGLTRMRELAAWHELNHWAEAS from the coding sequence TTGACCGCACCGATGCTCTACACCAACCTCGGCCGATCGCACCCGCCGCTTCACGTGGACGTGGAAACCGGCCGGGTCACGGTCGGCGCCCGATACGTCCACGTCCCGCCGGTGGAGTTCCGGCTCCTCACCGTCCTCTGGGAGCGGGTGGGCGTCGCGGTGACGTACGCACAGATCGCGCAACACACGACCGCCGGATCCCAAAAGAAGATCCAGCTGGACATCGCTCGGCTTCGCGAGGCGATCGGCGACGACCCCCGGTCACCTCACTACATCACCAGCGTCCGAGGCGTCGGCTACCGCCTCGAACCCGACGCGGTCACCCCCAGACGGGACCCGTTGGCCGCATACGAGGTGGTCGTCACTGCTGGGCGACTGGCGTTGCCGTGCCCGCATGACGGCTGCGCTGAGGATCTCCTCGCCACGAATGCGGCTCCTGGAGGGCTCACCCGGATGAGGGAACTCGCCGCGTGGCACGAGCTGAACCACTGGGCGGAGGCGTCTTGA